The Paenibacillus tianjinensis genome has a window encoding:
- a CDS encoding ABC transporter ATP-binding protein: protein MSKAVIEFTDFSFTYRAQQEPTLRGITLSIHEGEKVLIVGPSGSGKSTLAHCINGLIPFYYPGEMSGSLQIMGQEQNGQSIAALAETVGTVLQDPDGQFVGLTVGEDIAFVLENGEVPQQEMTKRVEAAARAVDVHELLAASPQELSGGQKQKTMLAGVLVGNVDILLFDEPLASLDPYTGTKTIELIDRLQRETGKTAIIIEHRLEEVLHRPVDRIIVMKDGAIAGDLPAAKLLSSSLLAEAGLREPLYLTALKYAGLVITPDMQPQHLDQLRMEGHADRLQQWMDSCAEESEVLEASPLLELREVSFGYDRDKEVLHRLSMTVNRGEMLAIAGRNGAGKSTVSKLICGFYRPSSGTILLNGRDISRDTIKERAEKIGFVTQNPNHMISKTLIYDEIALGLKLRGIPEDIIRGRVYEVLKVCGLHELREWPVSALSYGQKKRVTIASILVLEPEVIILDEPTAGQDYRHYNEIMEFLRGLNSRGITVIMITHDMHLMLEYAQRTIVLADGKKLADDRPERILTDRAVVERANLKETSLFTLAVKAGVGQPEELVRRFIAFDRRVRHK from the coding sequence ATGAGTAAAGCGGTTATTGAATTTACGGATTTCAGCTTCACCTACCGCGCTCAGCAGGAGCCGACGCTGCGCGGAATAACCTTGAGCATTCACGAAGGGGAGAAGGTGCTGATCGTTGGCCCTTCCGGTTCCGGCAAGAGCACCCTGGCCCATTGCATCAACGGGCTGATTCCCTTTTATTACCCGGGTGAAATGAGCGGAAGCCTGCAGATTATGGGGCAGGAGCAGAACGGACAGAGCATCGCTGCATTAGCGGAAACGGTGGGAACGGTGCTGCAGGACCCGGACGGGCAGTTCGTCGGTCTTACTGTCGGTGAAGATATCGCCTTTGTACTGGAGAACGGGGAAGTGCCTCAGCAGGAGATGACGAAGCGGGTTGAGGCTGCGGCCAGAGCTGTCGATGTTCACGAGCTGCTGGCTGCTTCACCCCAGGAGCTGTCCGGCGGACAAAAGCAGAAAACCATGCTGGCTGGAGTCCTGGTCGGCAATGTTGATATTTTGCTGTTCGACGAGCCGCTGGCCAGCTTAGATCCATACACCGGGACCAAGACGATTGAACTGATCGACCGGCTCCAGCGGGAAACCGGCAAAACGGCAATTATTATTGAGCATCGTCTGGAAGAGGTGCTGCACAGGCCGGTGGACCGGATTATTGTGATGAAGGACGGGGCAATTGCCGGTGATCTGCCTGCGGCCAAGCTGCTAAGCTCCAGCCTGCTGGCTGAAGCGGGCCTCCGGGAGCCGCTTTATCTGACGGCACTCAAATATGCAGGTCTTGTCATTACTCCGGATATGCAGCCCCAGCATCTGGATCAGCTCCGGATGGAGGGACATGCCGACAGGCTTCAGCAGTGGATGGACAGCTGTGCGGAGGAATCGGAGGTTCTGGAGGCTTCCCCGCTGCTGGAACTGAGAGAGGTTTCCTTCGGCTATGACCGGGATAAGGAGGTGCTGCACCGGCTGTCGATGACCGTTAACCGGGGCGAAATGCTGGCGATCGCCGGAAGAAACGGGGCCGGCAAGTCGACGGTATCGAAGCTGATCTGCGGCTTTTACCGGCCTTCATCTGGAACGATTCTGCTGAACGGACGGGATATCAGCCGGGATACAATCAAGGAGCGGGCGGAGAAAATCGGTTTTGTCACACAAAACCCTAATCACATGATTTCCAAGACGCTTATATACGACGAGATTGCACTGGGGCTGAAGCTGCGCGGGATTCCTGAGGATATTATTCGCGGACGCGTCTATGAGGTGCTTAAGGTATGCGGGCTGCATGAACTTCGTGAATGGCCGGTTTCTGCGCTCAGCTACGGGCAAAAGAAACGGGTTACGATCGCTTCTATTCTGGTTCTTGAACCTGAGGTAATCATTCTGGATGAACCAACCGCGGGGCAGGATTACCGGCATTACAATGAAATAATGGAATTTCTGCGGGGCCTGAACAGCCGGGGTATCACGGTGATCATGATTACACATGACATGCACCTGATGTTGGAGTATGCGCAGCGGACCATCGTACTGGCGGACGGGAAGAAGCTTGCCGACGACCGGCCGGAGCGGATTCTGACGGACCGCGCCGTAGTGGAGCGTGCCAACCTGAAGGAAACCTCGCTCTTTACCTTGGCTGTTAAGGCGGGAGTGGGTCAGCCGGAGGAGCTGGTGCGCAGGTTCATTGCTTTTGACAGGAGGGTCCGCCACAAATGA
- a CDS encoding ECF-type riboflavin transporter substrate-binding protein produces MKQVAKKDILSIRTIVAVGIGSALFVILGRFGSIPSGIPNTNIETTYALLALFALLYGPVAGLLIGLIGHTLKDAIFYGSPWFSWVISSGLVGLIIGLLVAGISIQDGEFGRKEIIRFNLAQIAANAIAWFAVAPTLDILIYAEPANKVFTQGLIAGAANIVTVGVIGTLLATAYAKTRTRQGSLRKLN; encoded by the coding sequence ATGAAGCAGGTGGCCAAAAAAGATATATTATCTATCAGAACGATTGTAGCGGTTGGAATCGGTTCGGCATTATTCGTAATTTTGGGAAGGTTCGGTTCGATCCCCTCCGGCATTCCGAATACGAATATTGAGACCACTTATGCGCTACTTGCATTGTTCGCCTTGTTGTACGGACCCGTTGCCGGACTGCTGATCGGCTTGATCGGCCATACGCTGAAGGATGCCATTTTTTACGGTTCCCCCTGGTTCAGCTGGGTAATCTCCTCAGGACTGGTCGGGCTGATTATCGGCCTGCTTGTGGCTGGAATCTCTATACAGGACGGGGAGTTCGGCAGAAAAGAAATCATCAGGTTCAATCTCGCCCAGATCGCAGCAAATGCCATTGCCTGGTTTGCTGTAGCACCAACGCTGGATATTCTCATTTATGCAGAGCCGGCGAACAAGGTGTTTACGCAAGGATTGATCGCCGGAGCGGCAAATATTGTAACCGTGGGGGTCATTGGCACCCTGCTCGCAACAGCTTATGCTAAGACCCGGACCCGGCAGGGAAGCTTAAGAAAGCTGAACTAA
- a CDS encoding DNA-3-methyladenine glycosylase I, giving the protein MEITRCAWVNEDPLYIAYHDEEWGKPLHHDRKLFELLMLEGMQAGLSWYTVLKKREHFRKVFDGFDPQKIVQYDEAKIESLMQDTGIIRNPLKINAILRNAEVYLQICRDEGSFADYLWSFTGGKPVINQWKTRSEVPATTAQSDEMSKALKKKGMKFVGSTICYAFMQASGMVNDHTADCFCRR; this is encoded by the coding sequence TTGGAGATCACACGCTGTGCCTGGGTTAACGAAGACCCGCTCTATATTGCCTACCACGATGAAGAATGGGGCAAGCCGCTGCACCATGACCGGAAGCTGTTCGAGCTGCTGATGCTGGAGGGCATGCAGGCCGGACTGAGCTGGTATACCGTGCTGAAAAAGCGGGAGCATTTCCGGAAAGTCTTCGACGGATTCGATCCGCAGAAGATTGTCCAGTATGATGAAGCGAAAATTGAATCATTGATGCAGGATACGGGGATTATCCGTAACCCTCTGAAGATCAATGCCATTCTGCGGAATGCGGAGGTCTACCTGCAGATTTGCCGGGATGAGGGCAGCTTTGCCGATTACCTGTGGAGCTTTACCGGAGGAAAGCCGGTGATTAACCAGTGGAAGACACGTTCCGAGGTTCCGGCTACCACCGCCCAGTCTGACGAGATGAGCAAGGCGCTGAAGAAGAAGGGCATGAAGTTTGTCGGCTCTACGATTTGTTATGCGTTTATGCAGGCCTCGGGCATGGTGAATGACCATACGGCTGACTGCTTTTGCCGCCGGTGA
- a CDS encoding Ig-like domain-containing protein: MTVYRKMTKMLLIMILLAAVAFPVNVFAATGDTISIDFDSSAKVELTVGQTPKQIKVYASLEGSSSKRDVTAASTWVSSNTNVVKVMNGLLTPQDAGTAMITATYNNAVATLEVSVTHPYKELTLERSSDGKYKLGDSKDTLQVKAKAIGGESATSVKDVSADADWSSSNAGVLTVDDGRIILVGEGTVTITAKYKGLTASFKAEVGLPYSAIVLKEKDEADVVKELELLVGDDPVELTAMTKATESSNEQPVTGLAEWSSSNESVATVKAGTITVLASGKTVIKASYLGVSKAVDVYVRSPYEAILLTPSDDQALFLGESLKVMAKMRNAANSTLNQSADATWTSDNQLAVTVAKDATASADAAATVTAKAVGSAVIKADNLGVSKMLKVTVYPTITDLTLEKTEQEMYTSDTLTLPKVSGTKLDGTKLDISPEIVWTSGNNEIAEIKDGKLAAVKAGTVTLTGKIKTGNVSLPASEVRAKSVELKVTVLNKVLILIGPEDGLGLVIGEEQPLPTVNAVLENGDELDVSGTIAWEVTGTNAVIKQIASGKVIKGLTKGTATLKGTYANKTISIPVSIEQKVVKLVVEPATLELNLKATKTIKVTGYFANGKSANFSGGMDWESSNPEVATVKGTSVKAAAEGTATLTGSYQGITATVKVTVVPKLAKLTVNETKLTLAAGSSQNVVVTALYDTGKTANVTGSVVWTSSKPSVAKVNASGTITAVSKGTTSIKGKWNNKTVTVSVTVK, translated from the coding sequence ATGACTGTGTACAGGAAAATGACGAAAATGCTCCTCATTATGATATTGCTCGCTGCCGTAGCTTTTCCGGTAAACGTCTTTGCAGCTACAGGCGATACCATCTCAATCGATTTCGACAGTTCGGCAAAAGTAGAGCTTACCGTTGGACAGACACCCAAACAAATCAAAGTCTATGCAAGCCTTGAAGGGTCCTCCTCTAAAAGGGACGTCACAGCTGCTTCGACTTGGGTATCCTCGAATACGAATGTAGTCAAAGTGATGAACGGACTGCTGACCCCGCAGGATGCCGGTACAGCTATGATCACAGCTACATACAACAATGCGGTAGCCACTCTTGAGGTGTCTGTTACCCATCCCTATAAGGAATTAACTCTGGAGCGCAGCTCCGACGGGAAATATAAATTAGGCGATAGCAAAGACACACTGCAGGTCAAAGCTAAAGCAATAGGCGGCGAATCGGCCACTTCCGTTAAGGATGTATCCGCCGATGCCGACTGGAGCAGCTCCAATGCGGGAGTGCTGACTGTCGATGATGGCCGAATCATACTGGTGGGAGAAGGAACCGTCACCATTACGGCCAAATACAAAGGCTTGACTGCATCGTTCAAGGCTGAAGTAGGACTGCCGTATTCAGCGATTGTACTGAAAGAGAAAGATGAAGCTGATGTTGTCAAGGAGCTGGAGTTGCTGGTCGGAGATGATCCGGTGGAATTAACAGCAATGACCAAAGCGACCGAGAGCAGTAACGAACAACCGGTTACGGGTCTGGCCGAATGGTCAAGCTCGAATGAGAGTGTAGCAACTGTAAAAGCCGGAACAATCACCGTCCTGGCTTCAGGAAAGACTGTAATTAAAGCAAGCTACCTTGGAGTGTCCAAGGCAGTGGATGTATATGTCCGTTCCCCTTACGAGGCGATTCTGTTAACGCCTTCGGATGATCAGGCTCTTTTTCTCGGTGAAAGCCTAAAGGTTATGGCGAAAATGAGAAATGCCGCTAACTCAACCCTGAACCAGTCTGCGGATGCAACCTGGACTTCTGACAATCAGTTGGCCGTAACGGTGGCAAAGGATGCTACAGCGTCGGCAGATGCTGCCGCGACTGTCACCGCCAAAGCAGTTGGATCGGCAGTGATTAAAGCAGATAACCTGGGTGTCAGCAAGATGCTCAAAGTGACTGTGTATCCGACAATTACGGATTTGACACTTGAGAAAACCGAGCAGGAAATGTATACATCCGATACCCTTACCCTGCCGAAAGTAAGCGGCACTAAGCTGGATGGGACCAAGCTGGATATCAGCCCGGAAATCGTATGGACTTCTGGCAATAATGAGATCGCTGAGATTAAAGACGGCAAGCTTGCTGCGGTCAAAGCAGGGACAGTAACCCTTACCGGCAAGATCAAGACGGGAAATGTCTCCTTGCCGGCCTCCGAAGTGCGCGCGAAAAGCGTCGAGCTGAAAGTAACAGTACTGAACAAAGTTCTGATTCTGATTGGGCCTGAAGACGGGCTGGGACTTGTCATTGGGGAAGAGCAGCCGCTGCCGACAGTGAACGCAGTGCTCGAAAATGGTGACGAGCTTGATGTCTCCGGTACGATTGCCTGGGAGGTTACCGGAACGAATGCCGTGATTAAACAAATTGCTAGCGGCAAAGTGATCAAAGGCTTAACCAAAGGTACAGCTACCCTCAAAGGTACTTATGCCAACAAGACCATCAGCATCCCGGTATCGATTGAGCAGAAGGTTGTGAAGCTTGTTGTAGAGCCTGCAACACTGGAACTAAACCTCAAAGCCACCAAAACAATCAAGGTAACCGGATATTTTGCGAACGGCAAGTCGGCTAACTTCTCCGGCGGAATGGACTGGGAATCCTCCAATCCGGAAGTGGCTACAGTAAAGGGAACATCTGTGAAGGCTGCTGCCGAAGGCACGGCAACGTTGACTGGTTCTTATCAGGGCATTACCGCTACAGTCAAAGTTACAGTGGTTCCTAAGCTGGCCAAGCTGACTGTGAATGAGACCAAGCTGACTCTTGCTGCCGGATCCTCCCAAAATGTAGTCGTGACGGCGCTATATGATACCGGAAAAACTGCCAATGTCACAGGAAGTGTAGTCTGGACAAGCTCCAAACCATCTGTGGCGAAGGTGAATGCATCCGGAACGATTACAGCAGTGAGCAAAGGAACAACATCTATTAAAGGCAAGTGGAACAACAAAACGGTAACGGTATCCGTTACTGTAAAATAG
- a CDS encoding NUDIX hydrolase, which yields MAHKQISAGGVVYRRGSGQLEIQLIVDRYGKVALPKGKMEDGETVEETALREIREETGTVGIIKAPIDIIKYTFQHPVFGKVDKEVHYFLVEAVGGVTKAQAEEINAVEWHEPEAAWERGKGSLYANNVPILQQALSMLAQKFTI from the coding sequence ATGGCGCATAAGCAAATTTCAGCGGGCGGCGTGGTTTACCGGAGAGGTAGCGGGCAGCTGGAAATACAGCTGATCGTGGACCGCTACGGCAAAGTGGCGCTGCCCAAAGGCAAGATGGAGGACGGAGAGACAGTAGAGGAGACAGCGCTGCGGGAAATCCGTGAGGAGACTGGTACCGTCGGAATAATCAAGGCACCCATCGATATTATTAAATATACTTTTCAGCATCCGGTATTTGGAAAAGTCGATAAGGAAGTCCATTACTTCCTGGTGGAAGCGGTGGGCGGGGTGACCAAAGCGCAGGCTGAAGAGATTAACGCCGTGGAATGGCATGAGCCGGAGGCAGCCTGGGAGCGGGGGAAGGGCAGCTTATATGCCAACAACGTGCCTATTCTCCAACAGGCGCTGTCAATGCTTGCCCAAAAATTTACTATATAA
- a CDS encoding energy-coupling factor transporter transmembrane component T family protein has protein sequence MKAQMLTFTNQDSPVHRLTGATKLIVFAVWSVSAMITYDTRCLILMLLISLVIFRISRVRFQDYAFVLYFILFFFLLNQLAIFMFSPLEGTQIYGTRHDLVHLAGRYTVTAEQLFYQFNIALKYAVVIPMALLFLLTTDPGEFASSLNRVGVHYKIAYSVSLALRYIPDIQRDYENIAFSAQARGIDISRKEKLPARLKNIVSILLPLILASIERIEKISTAMELRGFGNGRKRTWYRGRPFTRRDYLALGMILAIAAVSAVVTFYDGSRFYSIF, from the coding sequence ATGAAAGCCCAAATGCTGACGTTTACAAACCAGGACTCACCCGTGCACCGTCTGACGGGGGCCACAAAGCTGATTGTGTTCGCGGTATGGTCGGTTTCGGCCATGATTACATACGACACCCGATGCCTGATTCTGATGCTGTTAATCAGCCTCGTGATCTTCAGAATCTCACGGGTACGGTTTCAGGATTATGCCTTTGTGCTCTACTTCATTCTGTTCTTTTTCTTATTGAATCAACTGGCGATCTTTATGTTCTCTCCGCTGGAGGGAACGCAGATTTACGGCACGCGCCATGATCTTGTTCATCTGGCAGGGCGGTATACTGTAACAGCTGAGCAGCTGTTCTATCAATTCAATATTGCGCTGAAATATGCTGTGGTCATTCCGATGGCGCTGCTGTTCCTGCTGACGACAGACCCCGGTGAGTTTGCCTCCTCACTGAACAGGGTCGGAGTTCATTATAAAATCGCTTATTCCGTCTCGTTGGCTTTGCGCTATATTCCCGACATCCAGCGGGATTACGAGAATATCGCCTTCTCCGCCCAAGCCCGGGGGATTGATATTTCCCGCAAGGAGAAGCTGCCGGCACGGCTGAAAAATATCGTGTCGATTCTGCTGCCGCTGATTCTGGCGAGTATTGAGCGGATTGAGAAGATCAGCACGGCGATGGAGCTGCGCGGCTTCGGCAACGGCAGGAAACGGACCTGGTACCGGGGCCGTCCGTTCACCCGAAGGGACTATCTCGCCTTAGGAATGATATTGGCTATTGCAGCAGTATCGGCAGTGGTTACCTTTTATGATGGTTCAAGGTTCTACAGTATCTTTTGA
- a CDS encoding site-2 protease family protein: MDSLDRILVYPLQQLPFFLITIVIAFTVHEFAHAYFANKFGDPTARLLGRMTLNPAVHFDLFGIILLLIAGFGWARPVPVNRDNFSRPRLMGVIVSAAGPISNLLLGILGALIYAALHATGVMDSITNDQLLRAIYWFFGMFIPFNFFLFVFNLIPLPPLDGYRIVEDIAPRPIRGKLQQYEQWTVFIFLLIIFIPGLSAYTIRPLNIWSQQIATDFINMFLKLFGYGTL; encoded by the coding sequence ATGGATTCATTGGATCGAATTTTAGTATATCCCCTGCAGCAGCTTCCGTTTTTTCTGATTACGATTGTGATCGCATTTACTGTGCATGAGTTCGCTCACGCATACTTTGCCAACAAATTCGGTGATCCGACGGCAAGACTGCTGGGCCGCATGACACTGAATCCTGCCGTTCATTTTGATCTGTTCGGTATAATATTGCTGCTCATTGCCGGATTCGGCTGGGCCCGTCCGGTTCCGGTGAACCGCGACAATTTCAGCCGCCCGCGGCTGATGGGAGTAATTGTATCCGCAGCCGGACCAATCAGCAATCTGCTGCTTGGTATTCTCGGTGCGCTGATCTACGCTGCACTCCATGCAACAGGCGTTATGGATTCCATTACAAATGATCAATTGTTAAGAGCGATATACTGGTTCTTCGGAATGTTTATTCCGTTCAATTTCTTCCTGTTTGTGTTCAACCTGATTCCGCTGCCGCCGCTGGACGGCTACCGGATTGTGGAAGACATCGCACCGCGTCCGATTCGCGGCAAATTACAGCAGTATGAACAGTGGACGGTCTTTATCTTCTTGTTGATCATTTTCATTCCCGGACTGAGCGCTTATACCATCCGGCCGCTGAACATATGGTCACAGCAAATTGCCACTGACTTTATCAATATGTTCCTCAAGCTGTTCGGATATGGGACCCTGTAA
- a CDS encoding RsmE family RNA methyltransferase, with protein sequence MQRYFVAPEQFGTDQVSIGGEDARHIAKVMRGKAGDKLIVSDGVAREALVEIASIEIGEVVVNILEPLEMTHEPRIQITVAQSLPKGDKLETVIQKCTEIGAVAFAPFLSERTIVQYDERKESKRLERWRKITKEAAEQAHRNIVPSVHSPLSWKQLLQSFSGYDAVYFCYEKEEGLQLRSAAAPWLSALPPESAGKVMIVVGPEGGFSPEECRAAEEAGAVSVGLGSRILRCETAGMVAAACILYESGEMGGA encoded by the coding sequence ATGCAGCGTTATTTTGTAGCACCCGAGCAGTTTGGCACGGATCAGGTGAGTATTGGGGGCGAAGATGCCCGCCATATCGCCAAGGTCATGCGCGGCAAGGCGGGGGACAAGCTGATTGTAAGCGATGGCGTAGCCCGTGAAGCCCTGGTGGAAATTGCATCGATTGAAATTGGTGAGGTTGTAGTGAACATCCTGGAACCCCTGGAGATGACTCATGAGCCGCGTATCCAGATCACGGTGGCCCAGAGTCTGCCTAAAGGTGACAAGCTGGAAACGGTCATTCAAAAATGCACCGAAATCGGTGCGGTGGCCTTTGCCCCCTTCCTCTCGGAGCGTACCATCGTGCAGTACGATGAGCGTAAGGAGAGCAAGCGGCTGGAGCGCTGGCGCAAAATCACCAAGGAAGCCGCCGAGCAGGCGCACCGGAATATCGTGCCGTCCGTGCATTCACCGCTCAGCTGGAAGCAGCTGCTGCAGAGCTTCAGCGGGTACGATGCGGTATACTTCTGTTATGAAAAGGAAGAAGGCCTGCAGCTGCGCAGTGCCGCCGCTCCTTGGTTATCCGCGCTGCCGCCGGAATCTGCGGGCAAGGTCATGATCGTCGTCGGACCCGAAGGCGGCTTCAGCCCGGAGGAATGCCGTGCGGCCGAAGAAGCCGGGGCAGTATCCGTTGGACTTGGAAGCCGTATTCTGCGCTGCGAGACAGCAGGTATGGTCGCCGCAGCATGTATTCTATATGAATCCGGAGAAATGGGGGGAGCTTAA
- the prmA gene encoding 50S ribosomal protein L11 methyltransferase: MLWHELTVHTTEEAQEMISNLLYEAGAGGVSIEESGTLSKIRDTRYGELYDEPLNDIPIGEAVIKGYYAETVSMDDVISEVAPRVEELREFGIDPGKALISWKTVDEDEWAHAWKAYFKPLRVSERLTIKPTWEEYTPAGPDEKIIEIDPGMAFGTGTHPTTALCLRALEKRISGGEEVIDVGTGSGILAVGAVLLGAKSVLALDLDPVAVESARENVVLNRLQESVTVKESDLLSLLGGEGAADTAAADMWPAARPGYTNTQETEAPADSGLGVTLPVKLIVANILAEILVLFTDDVFRALQPGGIYITSGIYKDKEGLVTQALEASGFEIMEITREEDWVAITAGKR; the protein is encoded by the coding sequence ATGTTATGGCATGAACTGACGGTACATACAACAGAAGAGGCACAGGAGATGATATCCAATCTGCTGTATGAAGCCGGAGCAGGCGGTGTTTCCATTGAAGAATCAGGAACACTGAGTAAAATAAGAGACACCCGGTACGGCGAATTATACGACGAGCCGCTGAATGATATTCCGATCGGTGAAGCTGTGATTAAAGGTTACTATGCCGAGACGGTTTCGATGGACGATGTGATCTCGGAAGTCGCTCCGCGTGTGGAAGAGCTGCGGGAGTTCGGGATTGATCCCGGCAAAGCGCTGATCTCATGGAAGACCGTAGACGAGGACGAATGGGCCCATGCCTGGAAGGCGTATTTCAAGCCGCTGCGTGTATCGGAGCGTCTGACCATTAAACCGACCTGGGAAGAATATACACCAGCCGGCCCGGATGAGAAAATTATTGAAATCGATCCCGGCATGGCCTTCGGAACAGGTACGCATCCTACGACCGCACTGTGCCTGCGTGCACTTGAGAAGAGAATCAGCGGCGGTGAGGAAGTAATCGACGTAGGCACCGGATCCGGTATTCTGGCTGTGGGTGCGGTTCTGCTTGGGGCAAAGTCTGTGCTTGCGCTGGATCTTGATCCGGTCGCGGTAGAAAGTGCCCGGGAGAATGTGGTCCTGAACAGACTGCAGGAATCGGTTACTGTAAAAGAAAGCGACCTGCTGTCGCTGCTTGGCGGCGAAGGCGCAGCGGATACTGCAGCGGCAGATATGTGGCCTGCGGCAAGACCCGGTTATACGAACACGCAGGAAACTGAAGCTCCGGCAGATTCTGGCCTTGGAGTGACACTTCCCGTGAAGCTAATCGTGGCTAACATTCTGGCGGAGATTCTTGTGCTGTTCACAGATGATGTATTCCGTGCACTGCAGCCGGGCGGGATTTATATTACCTCCGGCATCTATAAGGATAAGGAAGGTCTTGTGACACAGGCACTTGAGGCTTCCGGTTTTGAGATTATGGAAATTACCCGTGAAGAAGACTGGGTGGCAATTACAGCCGGAAAGAGGTAG
- the mtaB gene encoding tRNA (N(6)-L-threonylcarbamoyladenosine(37)-C(2))-methylthiotransferase MtaB: MPSVAFYTLGCKVNFYDTEAIWQLFKNEGYEQVDFEGSADVYLINTCTVTNTGDKKSRQMIRRAVRRNPEAIVAVTGCYAQTSPGEILDIPGVDLVIGNQDREHIMTHVKNIQESRQPVNAVRNIMKTREFEELDVPGFADRTRAFMKIQDGCNNFCTFCIIPWSRGLSRSRDPKSIVAQAHQLVEAGYKEFVLTGIHTGGYGDDLDNYRLADLLWELDKVDGLERVRISSIEASQIDEKLLEVLNRSSKMCRHLHIPLQAGHNDVLKAMRRKYTTEEYYAKMQLIRQAMPDVGITTDVIVGFPGETEEMFRAGYDFMKAVNYSEMHVFPYSKRTGTPAARMLNQVDEEIKNARVQQLIDLSEEMQLAYARNFVGKTVSVIAERSAKDAPGRSTQHGFSDNYLQVFFRGDDSLQGELCQVKITEAGVNECKGELVGVSRTELRPIAH; encoded by the coding sequence ATGCCATCCGTAGCATTTTATACTTTAGGTTGTAAAGTCAATTTCTATGACACTGAAGCCATCTGGCAGCTTTTCAAAAATGAAGGTTACGAGCAGGTGGATTTCGAGGGCTCTGCCGATGTGTATTTGATCAATACCTGTACAGTAACGAACACCGGCGACAAAAAAAGCCGGCAGATGATCCGCCGCGCCGTGCGCCGCAACCCGGAGGCCATCGTAGCCGTAACGGGCTGCTATGCGCAGACCTCACCCGGCGAGATTCTCGATATTCCCGGGGTCGATTTGGTGATCGGGAACCAGGACCGTGAGCATATTATGACCCACGTCAAGAATATACAGGAATCCCGCCAGCCGGTTAATGCCGTGCGCAATATTATGAAGACGCGTGAATTTGAGGAGCTGGATGTGCCTGGCTTTGCCGACCGGACGCGGGCTTTTATGAAAATTCAGGACGGCTGTAACAACTTCTGCACCTTCTGCATCATTCCGTGGTCGCGCGGGCTGTCACGCAGCCGTGATCCGAAATCCATCGTTGCGCAAGCGCATCAGCTGGTTGAGGCTGGCTACAAGGAATTTGTGCTCACTGGCATTCACACCGGAGGCTACGGCGATGACCTGGACAATTATCGTCTCGCCGATCTGCTCTGGGAGCTGGACAAAGTGGACGGGCTGGAGCGGGTGCGCATCAGCTCGATTGAAGCCAGCCAGATTGACGAGAAACTGCTGGAAGTACTTAACCGGAGCTCCAAAATGTGCCGCCACCTGCATATTCCGCTCCAGGCCGGACATAACGACGTACTCAAAGCGATGCGCCGCAAATATACGACTGAGGAATATTACGCCAAAATGCAGCTGATCCGCCAGGCTATGCCGGATGTCGGCATTACAACCGACGTAATCGTCGGCTTCCCGGGCGAGACGGAGGAAATGTTCCGTGCCGGCTATGACTTCATGAAGGCCGTGAACTACTCCGAGATGCACGTATTCCCGTATTCGAAGCGGACAGGCACACCGGCTGCGCGGATGCTGAACCAGGTCGATGAAGAGATTAAGAATGCCCGTGTACAGCAGCTGATCGACCTCTCCGAAGAGATGCAGCTTGCGTATGCCCGCAATTTCGTCGGCAAGACCGTATCGGTCATTGCCGAGCGGTCCGCCAAAGATGCACCGGGCCGCAGCACCCAGCACGGCTTCAGTGACAATTACCTGCAGGTATTCTTCCGCGGCGATGATTCGCTGCAGGGTGAACTCTGCCAGGTGAAGATTACGGAAGCCGGAGTCAATGAATGCAAGGGCGAGCTGGTAGGCGTCAGCCGGACTGAGCTTCGCCCAATCGCGCACTAG